The following are from one region of the candidate division WOR-3 bacterium genome:
- a CDS encoding caspase family protein: protein MIGAFLFSILVTAKSPEIIVSADTSFGLTFSEGRASFKVFEDRYIDLEISIDPPVAFVVYDEEGNILAKSSNGEAVLNTFFNYWFSVKFSGVSSNSVSVDVRAARDYRQISAIPHTGRLEAEKPSEVFTFTPSVSGVYEFSVSSEDRGGDLDLKIYTADDEYISGSFSDGNDERVRVPIFAGDVVRAIVYLNDISKSVNFAVYAARKDDLRELQSGRTLSGTVGENSMQNLYLVPSTGSRPVLIYLDANSNTDADLDLYASFGGETYKSVSYTSREMILLPPEAGEVQVTVKGYNLSGSDVRYSLIAQEVATFLPHSSPVLTKRIEPDKPYIFGVTSGEEGFYYFGALSAEKRDIDMMVFDRYGSTELKLNTLNPSEITAIWLGRRDTVYLLPILYDRPSEIEVSFGAVDLDTIETIYSGDHINGTVRPPFQGVKFYSLQFPGSGTAAVTVRGESTRDRDVDLFVSGRSFYRRSEGSENPTDMASDETVLFGVEPGEYYLAQVYAYGRGDRCRYDISTRLIEDYNLTAENSPGTVRALIIGISGYPGEGSLNRATQDALEFYDLLVLNGIIAPENTVFLADENATRRNILDALAKISRVSVPGDKFVFFFSGHGDRKRFSRGTLEQDGYDESICPYSLTDENGDIFDDELSAAIPDHIESYVFLDACHSGGFVSDLTGTGRRLIITASEEDREVGERVLTPLILRAFRGEADKNGDSWLSAKEIIDFVRDRSRRICPECLHEFTGSVPRTCPDCGVSLTDENRPMNPDLGVNFDEDTRLFELKPVYNESQDGEKDKR from the coding sequence ATGATCGGCGCCTTTTTATTTTCAATTCTAGTGACGGCAAAAAGCCCGGAGATAATAGTGTCGGCCGACACTTCTTTTGGTCTGACTTTCTCCGAGGGCAGGGCTTCTTTCAAGGTTTTCGAAGACAGATACATAGACCTTGAAATTTCAATCGATCCGCCGGTGGCTTTCGTCGTTTACGACGAAGAAGGAAACATTCTGGCGAAAAGCTCGAACGGCGAAGCCGTTCTAAACACTTTTTTCAATTACTGGTTCAGCGTAAAGTTTTCAGGTGTGTCTTCGAACTCTGTTTCTGTTGATGTCAGAGCCGCAAGAGACTATAGGCAGATATCGGCCATTCCTCATACGGGCAGACTGGAGGCTGAAAAACCTTCGGAAGTTTTCACTTTCACGCCTTCTGTTTCCGGTGTTTATGAGTTCTCAGTATCTTCCGAAGACCGCGGAGGGGACCTGGACCTGAAAATATACACCGCTGACGACGAATACATTTCAGGGAGTTTCTCTGACGGCAACGATGAAAGAGTGAGAGTCCCGATATTCGCGGGCGACGTCGTCAGAGCGATAGTCTATCTGAACGACATCTCGAAATCAGTGAATTTTGCCGTTTATGCAGCCAGAAAAGACGACTTGCGTGAGTTACAGTCCGGCAGGACTCTGAGCGGGACAGTTGGAGAAAATTCAATGCAGAATTTGTATCTGGTTCCTTCTACGGGATCAAGACCGGTTCTTATCTATCTGGATGCTAATTCAAACACAGATGCGGATCTCGATCTTTATGCAAGCTTCGGCGGGGAAACTTACAAATCAGTCAGTTACACTTCGAGGGAAATGATACTTCTTCCTCCTGAAGCCGGAGAAGTTCAAGTCACGGTAAAAGGTTATAATTTAAGCGGTTCTGATGTAAGATATTCGCTCATCGCCCAGGAGGTCGCTACTTTTCTCCCGCATTCCTCTCCCGTCCTGACAAAACGGATAGAACCTGACAAGCCTTACATATTTGGTGTGACGTCTGGTGAAGAGGGATTTTATTACTTTGGAGCATTGTCTGCTGAGAAGAGAGACATAGACATGATGGTTTTCGACCGTTACGGTTCAACAGAATTGAAACTCAACACACTCAATCCTTCTGAAATCACCGCTATATGGCTCGGCAGAAGAGACACTGTGTATCTTCTGCCGATTCTTTACGACAGGCCTTCCGAGATCGAGGTTTCGTTTGGCGCAGTTGACTTAGACACCATAGAGACCATATATTCGGGGGATCACATAAACGGCACAGTCAGACCGCCTTTCCAGGGAGTGAAGTTTTACAGTCTTCAGTTTCCAGGCTCAGGAACGGCGGCTGTTACCGTCAGAGGAGAGAGCACCAGGGACAGAGACGTGGATCTTTTCGTCAGCGGGAGGAGTTTTTACAGACGCTCGGAAGGTTCGGAAAATCCGACCGACATGGCTTCCGACGAAACCGTCCTGTTCGGTGTTGAACCAGGAGAATATTATCTTGCTCAGGTATACGCCTACGGGCGGGGAGACAGGTGCAGATACGACATCAGCACCAGATTGATAGAAGATTATAATTTGACTGCTGAAAACTCTCCCGGCACTGTCCGGGCACTAATTATAGGAATCAGCGGTTATCCCGGGGAAGGATCTCTCAACAGAGCCACTCAGGACGCTCTCGAATTTTACGATTTACTTGTCCTCAACGGCATTATAGCGCCTGAAAACACTGTTTTTCTTGCCGATGAAAACGCGACAAGACGGAACATTCTCGATGCCCTCGCGAAAATTTCGAGAGTATCTGTGCCAGGCGACAAATTCGTTTTTTTCTTCAGCGGCCACGGTGACAGAAAAAGATTTTCCAGGGGGACTCTCGAACAGGACGGGTACGATGAGAGCATATGCCCATACAGCCTGACTGACGAGAACGGCGACATCTTCGACGATGAATTGAGCGCAGCTATACCTGATCATATTGAAAGCTATGTATTTTTAGACGCTTGCCATTCCGGCGGGTTCGTGTCAGATTTGACCGGGACGGGCAGACGTCTCATAATTACAGCTTCGGAAGAAGACAGGGAAGTCGGAGAAAGAGTTTTAACTCCTCTCATTCTGAGAGCTTTCAGAGGTGAAGCAGACAAAAACGGCGATTCCTGGCTGAGCGCGAAAGAAATAATTGACTTCGTCAGAGATCGTTCAAGACGAATTTGTCCGGAGTGTCTTCATGAATTTACCGGAAGCGTGCCGAGAACATGTCCGGATTGCGGTGTCAGCCTGACGGACGAGAACAGACCGATGAATCCCGATCTTGGAGTGAATTTCGACGAAGATACAAGACTATTTGAGCTGAAACCGGTTTACAACGAATCACAGGACGGAGAAAAGGATAAGAGATGA
- a CDS encoding alanine--tRNA ligase, whose product MNIEDLRKAYIEYFKLHGHAHVAGGSLIPENDPTVLFTTAGMHPLVPYLMGEKHPSGKKLCNWQKCIRTGDIDEVGDTQHLTFFEMLGNWSLGDYFKEEAVRMSWEFLTSKNWLGLNPERLFFTVFEGDEVSPRDDETAEIWKKSGVKKERILFLPKKDNWWGPAGKTGPCGPDTEMFYDTLMPRCSEKCAPGCPCGKYVEIWNDVFMQYNKVSEDRYEQLKVKNVDTGMGLERTAAVLNGFSTVYETEKYSSILNELEKASGRKYEHSDTDTKAMRIIADHMRSAFFIIGDDLGVKPSNLDQGYIVRRLIRRAMRYAIAIGIEKSLGDTLAEKIIETNPVYDELEKRKEFIVEAIVEEEQRFRHCLSKGMTEFSRIIPNIEKSEKKTIPGRIAFKLYDTYGFPLEMTEELAGEKGLKVDVDGFREAFKKHQELSRTGSEVRFKGGLADASEQTKKLHTATHLLHEALRRILGDHVAQKGSNITPERLRFDFSHPKPMTEEEIKEVERLVNKAIGEDHPVIEELMSVEEAKAKGAVALFTDKYSEKVKVYTIGGFSKEVCGGPHVGKTSELGKFKILKEQSSSSGVRRIKAILE is encoded by the coding sequence ATGAACATTGAAGATCTGAGAAAAGCTTACATAGAATACTTTAAACTTCACGGTCACGCCCACGTTGCGGGCGGGTCGCTTATACCCGAAAACGATCCGACGGTGCTTTTCACGACTGCAGGAATGCATCCTCTGGTTCCTTATCTGATGGGTGAAAAACATCCTTCAGGCAAAAAACTCTGTAATTGGCAGAAATGCATTAGAACCGGAGATATTGACGAAGTGGGTGACACTCAGCATCTGACATTTTTTGAAATGCTCGGCAATTGGTCCCTCGGAGATTATTTTAAAGAAGAAGCTGTCCGGATGAGTTGGGAATTTCTCACTTCGAAAAACTGGCTGGGTCTCAACCCCGAAAGACTATTTTTTACAGTTTTTGAAGGCGACGAAGTGTCTCCGCGCGACGATGAAACAGCAGAGATTTGGAAAAAAAGCGGAGTAAAAAAAGAACGCATTTTATTCCTGCCCAAAAAAGACAACTGGTGGGGTCCCGCCGGAAAGACAGGGCCTTGCGGTCCGGACACTGAGATGTTTTACGACACTCTTATGCCGCGATGTTCTGAAAAGTGCGCACCAGGCTGTCCTTGCGGAAAATACGTTGAAATCTGGAACGACGTGTTCATGCAGTATAATAAAGTCAGCGAAGACAGATACGAACAGCTCAAAGTGAAAAACGTAGACACGGGAATGGGTCTCGAAAGGACAGCGGCTGTGTTAAACGGGTTTTCGACAGTTTACGAAACAGAAAAATATTCGTCTATCCTAAACGAACTCGAAAAAGCGAGCGGAAGAAAATATGAGCACAGCGACACAGACACAAAAGCTATGAGGATCATCGCCGATCACATGAGATCTGCTTTCTTCATAATAGGAGACGACCTGGGTGTGAAACCGTCAAACCTCGATCAGGGGTACATCGTACGGAGGCTGATCAGGAGGGCGATGAGGTATGCGATTGCGATAGGCATAGAAAAAAGTCTCGGCGATACCCTCGCCGAAAAAATAATTGAGACTAACCCGGTGTACGACGAACTCGAAAAAAGAAAAGAATTTATTGTCGAAGCTATCGTCGAAGAAGAGCAGAGATTCAGGCATTGTCTCAGCAAAGGCATGACTGAGTTTTCGAGAATAATCCCCAACATCGAAAAGAGCGAAAAGAAGACGATCCCCGGAAGGATAGCTTTTAAGCTTTATGACACTTACGGTTTTCCGCTCGAGATGACGGAGGAACTGGCGGGTGAAAAAGGGCTTAAAGTCGATGTCGATGGATTTCGAGAAGCTTTTAAGAAACATCAGGAGCTTTCGAGGACTGGAAGCGAAGTCAGGTTCAAAGGAGGGCTTGCCGACGCCAGCGAACAGACAAAGAAGCTTCACACGGCGACTCATTTACTGCACGAAGCGCTGAGGAGAATTTTGGGAGATCATGTCGCACAGAAAGGATCGAACATAACTCCCGAGAGATTGAGGTTCGATTTCTCGCACCCAAAACCGATGACGGAAGAGGAGATAAAAGAAGTCGAAAGACTCGTAAACAAAGCCATTGGCGAAGATCATCCCGTCATAGAAGAATTGATGAGCGTTGAAGAAGCGAAAGCCAAGGGAGCCGTCGCACTTTTTACAGATAAATATTCGGAAAAAGTCAAAGTTTACACTATAGGGGGATTTTCGAAAGAAGTTTGCGGAGGTCCTCACGTCGGGAAGACGAGCGAACTCGGCAAATTCAAGATACTCAAAGAGCAGTCTTCTTCTTCGGGAGTGAGGAGGATCAAAGCCATTCTTGAATGA
- a CDS encoding polysaccharide deacetylase → MIKNYENYVKLFRFPFLKQGETREKIDAVYNFFDSAGYVIGHVSIDNSEWYIDERLKEKLEENAETDLTPYRDFYISHINERAVFYDDLAYELTGRRISHVILLHHNLVSALFLDDLINHFVSSGWEIIPPQEAYNDPIYVKRPEIIPLGESIVWAIAKESGKFENILRYPGEDGEYEKEKMDSLGL, encoded by the coding sequence GTGATAAAAAATTACGAGAACTACGTAAAGCTGTTCAGATTTCCTTTCCTAAAACAAGGGGAAACGAGAGAAAAAATCGATGCCGTCTATAACTTTTTTGACAGCGCGGGCTACGTAATCGGTCATGTTTCAATAGACAATTCGGAATGGTATATAGACGAAAGGCTAAAAGAAAAACTCGAAGAAAATGCTGAAACCGATCTCACACCTTACAGAGATTTTTATATCTCTCACATCAATGAAAGAGCCGTTTTTTACGATGATTTAGCATACGAATTGACAGGGAGAAGAATATCCCACGTGATCCTGCTTCACCACAACCTGGTGTCGGCACTTTTTCTCGATGATCTGATAAATCATTTTGTGTCTTCGGGCTGGGAGATAATACCGCCTCAGGAAGCATACAATGATCCAATATATGTTAAAAGACCCGAAATTATACCTCTTGGAGAGAGTATTGTCTGGGCAATTGCAAAAGAATCAGGAAAATTCGAAAACATACTCAGATATCCCGGTGAAGACGGAGAATACGAAAAGGAAAAAATGGATTCACTCGGACTGTGA
- a CDS encoding T9SS type A sorting domain-containing protein, whose protein sequence is MKTKLSVFSAVLFFLFHNAFTQIVIDHTCMRVDNIPSQWVTYVKTNFKWHYAHTSHGSQLTTGLEELEIINSAFGVDIGWCELPNSPGSFCIHDGQRYDDYVTPEMYWQTTDGMNETRAVLNANSNLNYSAWAWCCQCDHYTSDSVQTYLDSVNRLDQQYSNVIFIYMTGNAQATGDDGYIRHQRNNQIRQYCLNNGKILFDFADMDCWWYNDTTDQWEQHTYYHNGQYIPAEHPAYYGDYNGSHTAYENCLHKGMAVWYMFAVLAGWTTGVEESIEIPSFISEFNARPNPFTSRVDISFKTSKSEWIEVYVSDISGRKILNLLRGNFEAGSYSVTWSGEDFSGRDLPSGIYIYKIMAGNTLVASGALKKFR, encoded by the coding sequence ATGAAAACAAAACTTTCTGTTTTTTCGGCAGTCCTCTTCTTTTTGTTTCACAACGCATTCACTCAGATCGTTATAGACCACACCTGTATGAGAGTTGACAACATTCCTTCTCAATGGGTTACCTACGTAAAAACCAACTTTAAATGGCACTACGCGCACACTTCACACGGAAGCCAGCTGACCACAGGATTGGAAGAACTCGAGATAATTAATTCCGCATTCGGTGTGGACATCGGCTGGTGTGAATTGCCGAATTCCCCCGGTTCTTTCTGCATACACGACGGTCAGAGATATGACGATTACGTGACTCCGGAAATGTACTGGCAGACGACAGACGGAATGAACGAGACGAGAGCTGTTCTCAACGCCAATTCAAATCTGAATTATTCCGCCTGGGCCTGGTGCTGTCAGTGCGATCATTACACGTCCGATTCCGTACAGACCTATCTCGACTCCGTCAACAGACTCGACCAGCAGTATTCGAACGTCATTTTCATTTATATGACAGGAAACGCCCAGGCGACCGGAGATGACGGCTATATAAGGCATCAGAGAAACAACCAGATAAGACAATATTGCCTGAACAACGGCAAGATACTTTTCGACTTCGCCGACATGGACTGTTGGTGGTATAACGACACCACCGACCAGTGGGAACAGCACACCTATTATCACAACGGTCAATACATACCAGCCGAACACCCTGCTTATTACGGCGATTACAACGGCTCACACACCGCTTACGAAAACTGCCTTCACAAGGGAATGGCGGTCTGGTATATGTTTGCCGTTCTTGCCGGTTGGACAACAGGAGTCGAAGAAAGTATCGAAATCCCGTCTTTCATCAGCGAATTTAACGCGCGCCCGAATCCTTTCACCTCCCGCGTAGATATATCTTTCAAAACCTCGAAAAGCGAATGGATAGAAGTTTATGTCTCGGATATTTCCGGCAGAAAAATTTTAAATCTTTTGAGAGGTAATTTCGAGGCAGGCAGTTACTCAGTAACTTGGTCAGGTGAAGATTTTTCAGGCAGAGACCTTCCGTCGGGAATTTATATATATAAAATTATGGCAGGTAATACGCTTGTCGCTTCCGGCGCACTGAAAAAGTTCCGATGA
- a CDS encoding peptide-methionine (S)-S-oxide reductase has protein sequence MKYRPPAFSINTNQQFFTLAKSRGLKVVTELTQADKFLPVENNHQEYYLKTGKTPYCHGRIKKF, from the coding sequence ATGAAATACAGGCCTCCGGCGTTTAGTATCAATACAAATCAGCAGTTTTTTACGTTGGCGAAAAGCAGAGGGCTCAAAGTAGTCACTGAATTAACTCAGGCAGACAAGTTCCTTCCGGTTGAAAATAATCATCAGGAATATTATCTGAAAACAGGTAAAACGCCTTATTGCCATGGCAGAATCAAAAAATTCTGA